One genomic window of Micropterus dolomieu isolate WLL.071019.BEF.003 ecotype Adirondacks linkage group LG14, ASM2129224v1, whole genome shotgun sequence includes the following:
- the LOC123983220 gene encoding potassium channel subfamily K member 1-like, producing MVRGCTKSSCARFLERHQSALNLTLLLVGYIVYLVIGAGIFSAIELPYEQDLRQELITARQDFLSNNTCVSDVSLEELLARVLEASNYGVSVLENDTKRNWDFVSSLFFTSTVLTTTGYGHTVPLSDEGKAFCVFYSLFGIPVTLFFFSVVVQRIMLLVTQRPLSYFHRRWAMSKSKLATIHATCLTIIFILLFLIIPAWIFVSLENDWDFLESLYFCFISLTTIGLGDYVPGETQSEEANPHPQLYRLAITAYLLLGLVCVLVVLETCCELPQMRHLRQRFYKENVRELDSETTNIIDRDHLSDPLSDLSDHVTGHLPVIPSVSEQAASLQQDSKSYIPASGSAVNGKLR from the exons ATGGTGCGTGGATGTACCAAAAGCTCTTGCGCTCGGTTTCTGGAACGACACCAGTCAGCGCTGAATTTGACACTGTTGCTTGTTGGTTACATCGTTTACCTCGTAATCGGCGCCGGGATCTTCTCCGCCATCGAGCTGCCGTACGAGCAGGATCTTCGGCAGGAGCTGATCACGGCCCGGCAAGATTTCCTGAGCAACAACACCTGTGTGTCCGACGTGAGCCTGGAGGAGCTTCTTGCCCGCGTGCTGGAGGCCAGCAACTATGGAGTGTCCGTGCTGGAAAACGACACCAAACGCAACTGGGACTTTGTGTCCTCCCTGTTCTTCACCAGCACTGTGCTGACCACAACAG GTTATGGCCACACTGTTCCTCTCTCTGATGAAGGGAAGGCCTTCTGCGTCTTCTACTCCCTTTTTGGCATCCCCGTtactctcttcttcttctctgttgtgGTGCAGAGGATTATGCTGCTGGTGACTCAACGTCCACTGTCCTACTTCCACCGTCGATGGGCCATGTCTAAATCGAAGCTAGCCACCATACACGCTACCTGCCTAACCATCATCTTTATCTTACTCTTTCTTATCATTCCTGCATGGATCTTTGTAAGCCTGGAGAATGACTGGGACTTTCTGGAgtctctgtatttctgtttcatCTCTCTGACAACTATTGGCCTCGGGGATTATGTCCCCGGAGAGACCCAAAGTGAAGAGGCCAACCCACACCCACAGCTCTATAGGCTGGCCATTACAG CCTACTTGCTGCTGGGATTGGTGTGTGTCCTGGTGGTTCTGGAGACGTGTTGCGAGCTTCCCCAGATGAGACACCTCAGACAGAGGTTTTACAAGGAAAACGTTCGGGAGCTGGACTCTGAGACCACCAACATCATTGACCGGGATCACCTGAGCGACCCATTGAGCGACCTGTCGGATCATGTGACAGGTCACCTACCAGTCATCCCTTCTGTGTCCGAACAGGCTGCGTCCCTACAGCAGGACAGCAAGTCTTACATCCCAGCATCAGGATCTGCTGTTAATGGAAAACTTCGATGA